The Euphorbia lathyris chromosome 2, ddEupLath1.1, whole genome shotgun sequence genome includes a window with the following:
- the LOC136220372 gene encoding mogroside IE synthase-like has protein sequence MLQIRKIELKMGSEERASETQIIAIPLPFQGHFSPMLQLSNRLASKGFKVTLLVISQTEMTKSPNNTSVNVEFISQAVENNAESFQKFVDTVLRKLPEIVAKLSNSGYRVSYVVYDSLLPGVLEIAKKLGIGGAPLFTMSCSVSKIFETAYQGMLNVPVEQTPVLIDGLPPLDIFDLPTFFFDLATYPNSLEFLLNQFMNISDADWVFFNTFNSLEKEVLKLMESQCKITTIGPIIPSVYLDKRIENNKDYGLSLFKPEIESCKKWLDSRETCSVVYVSYGSLTVMSEKQMEEIANGLKSSNYYFLWVVRESELKTLPNNFVEETSEKGLVVSWCHQLEVLSHKSIGCFVTHCGWNSTMEALSLGVPMVGMPQWVDQTTHAKFIADVWEVGVRVKTDGEERMVKKEEIERCIKEVMEGEKAKYFRMNSEKWKKLAKEAIDEGGTSDRSIQEFVTNMML, from the exons ATGTTACAGATCAGAAAGATAGAACTGAAAATGGGGAGTGAGGAAAGAGCATCAGAAACTCAAATAATAGCAATCCCTTTGCCTTTCCAAGGCCACTTCAGCCCTATGCTTCAACTCTCAAATAGACTTGCTTCCAAAGGATTCAAAGTTACTCTACTTGTCATCTCTCAGACTGAGATGACAAAATCCCCAAATAATACCTCTGTCAATGTCGAGTTCATTTCTCAAGCTGTAGAAAATAATGCAGAATCTTTTCAGAAATTCGTTGATACTGTTTTGAGAAAATTACCTGAAATTGTTGCAAAACTCAGTAACTCCGGCTACCGAGTTAGTTATGTGGTTTATGACTCGTTGTTGCCTGGGGTTTTAGAGATAGCTAAAAAGCTTGGGATTGGTGGAGCTCCGCTTTTCACAATGTCTTGTTCTGTTAGTAAGATATTCGAAACAGCATACCAAGGGATGCTTAATGTTCCCGTTGAGCAGACACCTGTATTAATAGATGGTTTGCCCCCACTTGACATCTTTGATCTACCCACTTTCTTTTTCGACTTAGCGACTTACCCAAACTCCTTAGAGTTCCTGCTTAATCAGTTCATGAATATTTCTGATGCTGATTGGGTTTTTTTCAACACCTTCAACAGCTTGGAGAAAGAG GTATTGAAGTTAATGGAAAGCCAATGCAAAATTACAACAATAGGGCCAATTATTCCATCAGTATATTTAGACAAAAGAATAGAGAACAACAAAGACTATGGTCTAAGCCTCTTTAAGCCTGAAATAGAAAGTTGCAAGAAGTGGCTGGACTCAAGAGAAACTTGCTCGGTTGTTTATGTTTCTTATGGGAGTTTAACAGTAATGTCAGAAAAACAAATGGAGGAAATAGCAAACGGTCTAAAAAGCAGCAATTATTATTTCTTATGGGTAGTAAGAGAATCAGAATTAAAAACACTTCCAAACAATTTTGTGGAAGAGACATCAGAAAAAGGTCTAGTTGTGAGTTGGTGTCATCAGCTAGAGGTTCTGTCCCATAAATCTATAGGTTGTTTTGTGACTCACTGTGGGTGGAATTCAACAATGGAGGCATTGAGTTTGGGAGTGCCAATGGTGGGAATGCCACAATGGGTTGATCAAACAACTCATGCTAAATTTATTGCTGATGTGTGGGAGGTTGGGGTCAGGGTTAAGACAGATGGTGAAGAAAGAATGGTTAAAAAGGAAGAAATTGAAAGGTGTATAAAGGAAGTTATGGAAGGTGAGAAGGCCAAGTATTTCAGAATGAATTCTGAGAAATGGAAGAAACTGGCTAAAGAAGCCATTGATGAAGGTGGGACTTCTGATAGGAGCATTCAAGAATTTGTGACAAATATGATGCTTTGA